The DNA segment GCTGGTGCAGCGCCTCGCCAGCGTCGAGAAGAAGGCCCTCGACGCGCTGCTGAAGGACGCGGGCAAGCGCCTGGGCACCGCGCGCGTCGCGCTGCTGAAGGCTGAGCTGGACTCCCTCGCCGCCAAACACCACTCGCCCAGGTTCTGGGCCAAAGAGGTTGCATAGATGCTGCTCGCTCATCCTGCTTCCGACACCACTCCTGTCTCTACTCTCCGCCCGCCGCTGTTCCCCAGCCTCCCTCCGCACCTGCGGACGCTCGCCTTCATCGACCTGGAGACGACTGGGTTGGACGCCTCCCGGCACGAGGTGCTGGAGGTGGCGGTGCTTCGCGTCGATGCTCGCAGCCTCAAGGTGCTGGCGGAGTACGAGGCCCGCGTGCAGCCCACCCGGCTGGCCGACGCCCACCCCGAGGCCCTGGCCGTGTGCGGCTACTCCGACGAGGAGTGGCGGGACGCGCTGCCGCTCCAGGAAGTCTTGGCCACCGCGACGCCGCTCTTGGCGGGCACCCTCGTGGCCGGCCACAACACCAGCTTCGACTGGGGCTTCCTCGTCGAGTCGTATCGCCGGTCCGAGTTGGCCCTGCCCAGCGTCGACTACCACCGCCTCGACACCGCCAGCCTCGCGTGGCCGCTGCTCGCCACGGGCGAGGTGGAGTCCCTCTCTCTCAACGCCCTGGCCAAGCGCTTCGGCCTCCATCGGCCGACGCCTCACCGTGCCATGGCGGACGCTCGCTGCGCGCTAGAGGTGGCCCGCTGCCTCGCGGTGCGCATGGCCCGGGGCGGCCACATGGAGCGGCTGATGGAGGAGTCGGGAGGTGTCTCGTGAGCACGTCTTCGCTTTCACCGCATGACGAGGAGTGGCGCCCTGTCCCGGGCTTCGACGGCTGGTATGAGGTGTCGAACCTGGGCCGTGTTCGCAGTTGGAGGACTCGCGCAAAGCTTTGCTGCCGCGCTGACTCCCCACGCGTTGTGCCCGGCCGCGACCGCAAGGGTTACCGAGCCGTGAAGCTGACCCATCCTGTCCTCGGAAAGATAGCGGTTGGAGTGCATCACCTTGTGCTTGCCGCATTCGTGGGTCCCCGTCCGCACGGCCTCATCTGTGACCACATCAACGCGAACCGCAGCGACAACCGCAGCGAGAATCTCCGATGGGTGACCGCCCCAGAGAACATCCGGCACGCCGCTGCTCTCGGAAGGATGGATGGGCGTCCAGGTGCACGTTCCCACTCGCCGCTCACGGAATCGGACGTCCGAAAAATCCGGAGACTCCGCTTCACGGGGGAGCGGCTGAAGAGCCTCGCCGTGCAGTTTGGAGTCAGCCTTACCACCGTGTCCACCATCGGGCGCGGCCGAACCTGGAAGGAGGTACAACCATGAGCGGCGCATCCTCTCGTCGCAAGGGTGCCGATTGGGAGCGGGCCCTCGTCCACCGCTTCCGCGAGGCCATGCCCGAGGCCCTCATCCGCCGCGGCCTCCAGTACCGCAGTGGTGAAGAGGTACCGGACGTCGAGGTGCCTTGCTTCTGGGTGGAATCGAAAGCCCATCGGCGCACCAACGTCCGCGAGGCCCTGCGTCAGGCTGTGGAGACGTGCCCGGAGGGGCGCTGGCCGCTGGCCGTGTGCAAGGACGACGGGCAGCCACCCCTCGTCGCCATGCAGTTGGATGACTTCCTCGAGCTGGTGCGCGAGTGGTGGGAGACCCGTCCTCGGTGAGTGACTTCTTCGGCCACCTCCTGGGCCTGCTGCGTGTGGAGGCGCTCGCCCCTCGGCACCAGGCCGTCTTCGCGGCTGCGCGCACGCGGCGGCCAGCCTTCGCGCGCCATGCCTCGCTCGAATCGGTGCTGTCCACCATGGCTGACGCGCGCGAGGAGACGTACCCGGAGCGGGAGGCCCTCACCCGGGCCCTGGTGGCCGAGTGCCAGGCCTCCTCCAGCCCCGCGTGGACGACTGCCCTCACCTCCGCCTACGCCCCCATGTTGACTCGTCTGCGCCGCCGCATCATCGGCAACGCGGTGCCCAGGGAGGACCTCGACCAGCTCGTCCTCGCCACCTTCCTCGCCGTCGCGCGCGGCTTCCCGCTCGCGCGCTGGGGTGACTGGACGGCGGCCCGCCTGCGCCAGCAGACGGCGCGCGAGGTGTTCCGCCACCTTCGCAAGGAGCGCGCGGAGCAGCACGAGACGTACACGCAGGCGCAGCTCGCCGAGTGGCTGCCCGACACGCGTCACGCCACGCCGGTGGAGAGCCCCAGGCGCCCCAGCGTCCGCCGCAGCTTCGTGCGGAGGGATGCGGTGCTGGTACACCTCGCCCAGACCACGCTGCCTCGCAGCGACGTCGAGGTCCTCATGGCCACCGTCGTCCGGCGCGAGAAGCTGCGCGCCTACGTCAGCCGCCTCACGGGGGGAGACGCCGCCGAGGTCGAGAGGACGTATCAGCGGTTGAAGCGCCAGCGCACGCGACTGATGCAGCGCCTGCGCACCCAGGCTGTGGACGCCGCAGCGCAACCCTCCGGGAGCTGCTGAGGGAAGGCATGGCCCAGAAGAAGCCCCTCAAGAAGCTGGGGCGCCCCACGAAGGCCGAAGGCCCCAGGCTGCCCCATGACGAAGTGGACAGGCTCCTCGTAGAAGGCGAGGAGGTGCCCACCACGCGAGGCCGTGTGAAGCGGCGCTTCCCCTCCTTGCGCGAACTGGCCGAGCGCTTCGGCGTCGCCCACAGCGCCGTCGCCCGGTACGCCCAGCAGCACGACTGCCTCGGCCGCCGCAAGCGCCTCCTCGCGGGCGAGCCGGCGGACGAGGTGGTGCAGTCTCCCGAGGCGCCACCGACTCCACCGCCTGCGAAGCGCAAGACGGGCCGCCCCCGCAAGTCCGAGGAGCCCGCGCTCCCGCGCCAGGAGTTGGACAAGGCCCTCGTCTTCGGCGACGTGAAGACGCTCCCCGACGGCTCCACCATGACGTCCTACGCCTCGTACCGCGAGCTGGCGGAGCGCTTCGGCGTCGCAACCTCCCTCGTCGCCAACTACGCGAAGGAGCACAACTGCCTGCGCCGCCGAGAGGAAGCCAAGACGCGCATCGCCACCAAGGCGGACCAGAAGCTGATTGAGCTGCGCGCCAACGCCATCGCCGTCTCGAAGGACGACGCGCTGAAGATGATTGACGGATACCTCCTCGGCTTCGAGGAGGCTCTGTCCGAGGGCCGCGTGCGCGTCGACAACCCCACCGACTTCAACACCATGGTGCGCCTGAAGGAATTCGTCCAAGGCGGTGCCGACTCCCGCCAGGAGCTGCACGCCAGCTTCTCACTGGAGGGCCTCCAGGCCCGGCACGCCCACGCCCTGCGTGCTGCGCGCGAGACGACGCCCGCCGAGCGCGGCGAAGTGGACGCGGAGGTGACGGCAAGCGACGACGAAGACATCGACACTGCTTCACCGGAGGACTCAAGGGGCGACGGCCTCGTGACTCCCTCCGAGGACGCCATGTCCCCCGCCGCCCCCGATTGAGACGCCCCTCCGGGACTCACCGACGACGGCGCGTACCGCCTGCCTGGAGGAGTTCGGTGTCCTGTGGAGCCGAGGAACTGTCCACCCGAGTGGGGCGGGACGCCCCGGGCTCATCACCACTCCCCGGGCGCCGGAACCAAGCTCAAGCCGGACCAGACTGGCATCGAGCTCGGGGGCGCTCGCGATGACGGCCCATTCCAGGGCGGCCGTTGCCGTCAGGCCGCCAGTCCAGAACAGAAGACGGTTACGAATGCTCTATCGCCCTCCGAATCAGAACGTGATGGTGGCAACCACGGTGTCGTTGTAGGTGCCAGAGGGGACGTTCTGGCCGCGAGGAACCGTGCCATACACCTGCACGGGGACGGGCAGGCCAAGGCCAAGGAACGGGA comes from the Myxococcus xanthus genome and includes:
- a CDS encoding NUMOD4 motif-containing HNH endonuclease, with the translated sequence MSTSSLSPHDEEWRPVPGFDGWYEVSNLGRVRSWRTRAKLCCRADSPRVVPGRDRKGYRAVKLTHPVLGKIAVGVHHLVLAAFVGPRPHGLICDHINANRSDNRSENLRWVTAPENIRHAAALGRMDGRPGARSHSPLTESDVRKIRRLRFTGERLKSLAVQFGVSLTTVSTIGRGRTWKEVQP
- a CDS encoding 3'-5' exonuclease, with the translated sequence MLLAHPASDTTPVSTLRPPLFPSLPPHLRTLAFIDLETTGLDASRHEVLEVAVLRVDARSLKVLAEYEARVQPTRLADAHPEALAVCGYSDEEWRDALPLQEVLATATPLLAGTLVAGHNTSFDWGFLVESYRRSELALPSVDYHRLDTASLAWPLLATGEVESLSLNALAKRFGLHRPTPHRAMADARCALEVARCLAVRMARGGHMERLMEESGGVS